One segment of Theobroma cacao cultivar B97-61/B2 chromosome 9, Criollo_cocoa_genome_V2, whole genome shotgun sequence DNA contains the following:
- the LOC18587999 gene encoding NADP-dependent malic enzyme: protein MLSLKRLTRAVLGGEERKYWSFLLQRTMMNGGDLVDNKSAVGGGVEDMYGEDSATMDQPVTPWTVSVASGYSLMRDPRHNKGLAFTEKERDAHYLRGLLPPAVFSQELQGKRLMHNLRQYKVPLQRYVAMMDLQERNERLFYKLLIDNVEELLPVVYTPTVGEACQKYGSIFRRPQGLYISLKEKGKILEVLKNWPERSVQVIVVTDGERILGLGDLGCQGMGIPVGKLSLYTALGGVRPSACLPITIDVGTNNEKLLNDEFYIGLKQRRATGQEYAELLQEFMSAVKQNYGEKVLIQFEDFANHNAFELLAKYSSTHLVFNDDIQGTASVVLAGLIAALKLLGGTLADHRFLFLGAGEAGTGIAELIALEMSKQNGNPIEENRKKIWLVDSKGLIVDSRKESLQHFKIPWAHEHEPVRKLVDAVKAIKPTILIGTSGVGKQFTKEVVEAMASFNEKPLIMALSNPTSQAECTAEEAYTWSEGRAIFASGSPFDPFEYDGKVFVPGQANNAYIFPGFGLGVIISGAIRVHDDMLLAASEALASQVTEEHFAKGLIYPPFSNIRKISANIAAKVAAKAYELGLASHLPQPEDLVKYAESCMYSPVYRTYR, encoded by the exons AGAGCGGTATTGggtggagaagaaagaaaatattggTCTTTCTTATTGCAGAGAACAATGATGAACGGTGGTGATTTAGTGGATAACAAGTCCGCTGTTGGTGGCGGTGTTGAGGATATGTACGGTGAAGATAGTGCCACGATGGATCAGCCTGTCACTCCTTGGACTGTCTCTGTTGCTAG TGGGTATTCCTTGATGCGGGACCCACGTCACAACAAAGGGCTGGCCTTCactgagaaagagagagatgcCCACTACCTGCGTGGCCTTCTGCCCCCTGCTGTTTTCAGTCAGGAGCTTCAGGGGAAGAGGCTGATGCATAACCTTCGCCAGTATAAAGTTCCTTTGCAACGATACGTGGCCATGATGGATCTTCAG GAGAGGAATGAACGACTATTCTACAAGCTGCTCATTGATAATGTGGAAGAACTGCTCCCAGTTGTGTACACTCCAACAGTCGGTGAGGCTTGCCAAAAATATGGGAGCATTTTCAGGCGCCCTCAGGGTCTTTACATCAGTTTGAAAGAGAA GGGGAAGATTCTTGAAGTATTGAAAAACTGGCCTGAGAGAAGTGTTCAAGTTATTGTTGTCACTGATGGTGAGCGAATTTTGGGACTTGGTGATCTGGGTTGCCAG GGAATGGGTATACCTGTAGGAAAGCTTTCCCTGTACACAGCTCTGGGAGGAGTCCGTCCCTCAGCA TGCTTGCCTATAACTATTGATGTTGGGACAAACAATGAGAAGTTGTTAAATGACGAGTTTTATATTGGGCTTAAACAAAGGAGGGCAACTGGACAG GAATATGCTGAACTTCTTCAGGAGTTCATGTCTGCAGTTAAGCAGAATTATGGAGAGAAAGTCCTAATACAG TTTGAAGATTTTGCAAACCACAACGCATTTGAGCTATTGGCAAAATACAGTTCTACTCATCTTGTTTTCAATGATGATATACAG GGCACAGCGTCTGTGGTGCTGGCAGGGCTTATTGCAGCCCTGAAATTACTTGGTGGAACTCTTGCTGACCATAGGTTCTTATTCCTGGGTGCAGGAGAG GCTGGAACTGGTATAGCTGAGCTCATAGCTCTTGAGATGTCAAAACAG AATGGAAATCCAATTGAAGAGAACCGCAAGAAGATTTGGCTTGTAGACTCAAAG GGATTAATTGTTGACTCTCGTAAGGAGTCACTTCAACACTTCAAGATACCTTGGGCTCATGAGCATGAACCTGTCAGGAAACTCGTAGATGCTGTCAAG GCAATCAAGCCAACTATCCTGATTGGAACATCTGGGGTAGGAAAACAATTCACAAAGGAGGTTGTTGAGGCCATGGCATCCTTCAATGAG AAACCTCTTATCATGGCTCTATCCAACCCTACCTCACAAGCCGAGTGTACCGCAGAAGAAGCATATACATGGAGTGAG GGTCGAGCAATCTTTGCCAGTGGAAGCCCATTCGACCCCTTTGAATATGATGGCAAAGTCTTCGTGCCTGGCCAG GCAAACAATGCTTACATATTCCCTGGATTTGGTTTGGGTGTGATAATTTCTGGTGCAATTCGTGTTCATGATGACATGCTTTTGGCGGCCT CGGAAGCTTTGGCTTCACAAGTGACAGAAGAACACTTTGCAAAGGGACTGATATACCCACCATTCTCCAATATCAGAAAGATATCAGCGAATATTGCTGCTAAAGTTGCAGCCAAGGCATATGAACTTG GTCTGGCTTCTCATCTTCCTCAGCCTGAGGATCTCGTTAAATATGCGGAGAGCTGCATGTACAGCCCAGTCTACAGAACCTACCGTTGA